In the genome of Lentisphaerota bacterium, one region contains:
- a CDS encoding DUF4062 domain-containing protein, with translation MNQESRKVRVFVSSTFHDMQAERDALVKRVFPELRRRAGDFRKDEG, from the coding sequence ATGAATCAGGAATCACGAAAAGTCCGGGTGTTTGTCAGCAGCACGTTCCACGACATGCAGGCGGAGCGGGATGCGTTGGTGAAGCGGGTGTTTCCGGAGTTGCGGCGGCGTGCCGGGGATTTCAGAAAGGATGAAGGATGA
- a CDS encoding ATP-binding protein — MKIRHIRIERFRGIRELEWRVGGAFVCLVGPGDSTKTTNFDAFEFALSALWNILFDDSDFYDADTGAPIVITVTVGKPV, encoded by the coding sequence ATGAAGATCCGGCACATCAGAATCGAACGATTCCGGGGGATACGGGAACTGGAATGGCGCGTGGGAGGGGCCTTTGTTTGCCTCGTAGGGCCGGGGGATTCTACCAAGACGACCAATTTTGATGCCTTCGAGTTTGCGCTGTCGGCGCTGTGGAACATCCTGTTCGATGACTCGGACTTCTACGATGCCGACACCGGCGCGCCCATTGTGATTACCGTGACCGTCGGGAAACCAGTATGA